The Trichosurus vulpecula isolate mTriVul1 chromosome 3, mTriVul1.pri, whole genome shotgun sequence genome includes a window with the following:
- the LOC118841090 gene encoding ankyrin-1-like, whose product MWTFVTQLLVILVLLSFFLVSCQNVMHIVRGSLYYVLKRLHQELDKELGEDESLSDDEESVSTRVVRRRVIVKGNELQDIPGEHVTEEQFTDEQGNIVTKKIIRKVVRQIDTSGDTQELEEAEVRGSSTLQSELIEGRKGAQIVKRASLKRGKQ is encoded by the exons ATGTGGACCTTTGTTACCCAGCTCTTGGTCATATTGGTACTGCTAAGCTTTTTCCTGGTCAGCTGTCAGAATGTCATGCACATTGTCCGGGGCTCCCTGTACTATGTACTGAAGCGTTTACATCAGGAGCTGGACAAGGAGCTAGGGGAGGACGAGAGCCTGAGTGATGACGAGGAATCCGTCTCCACCAGGGTGGTGCGGCGTCGGGTCATTGTGAAG GGGAATGAGCTTCAGGATATCCCAGGGGAACACGTGACTGAAGAACAATTCACAGACGAGCAAGGCAACATCGTCACGAAGAAG atCATCCGCAAAGTGGTTCGGCAGATAGACACATCTGGGGACACCCAGGAGCTGGAGGAG GCGGAGGTGAGAGGGAGTAGTACCCTGCAGTCGGAGCTGATcgaagggaggaagggggctcAGATAGTGAAACGAGCAAGCCTAAAAAGGGGGAAGCAGTGA